A stretch of the Nitrospirota bacterium genome encodes the following:
- the rplC gene encoding 50S ribosomal protein L3, whose translation MTNGLIGKKLGMTQIYDGSVLTPVTVIEAGPCRVVAVKTRERDGYEAIQVAFGEVKERKLSKAELGHLKTHQAPPSRWLREFKKLGDVTVGQTIKADLFKKGDWVDVEGVSKGKGFQGVVKRHHYGGGPESHGSMFHRAPGSIGSSAFPSRVWKNKTLPGHMGSERVTVQRLKVVEARPEENLLLVRGAVPGADNGLVIVRKSKKG comes from the coding sequence TCAGATCTATGATGGCAGTGTCTTGACGCCGGTGACCGTCATCGAGGCGGGGCCCTGTCGAGTTGTCGCGGTCAAGACGCGCGAGCGCGACGGGTATGAGGCCATACAGGTGGCGTTCGGTGAAGTCAAGGAGCGGAAGCTGTCCAAGGCTGAGCTCGGTCATCTGAAGACGCATCAGGCTCCGCCGAGTCGATGGCTGCGCGAATTCAAAAAACTCGGGGACGTGACCGTCGGCCAGACAATCAAGGCGGACCTGTTCAAGAAAGGCGACTGGGTCGATGTCGAGGGAGTCTCCAAGGGAAAGGGCTTCCAGGGAGTCGTCAAGCGGCATCACTATGGAGGGGGACCGGAGTCGCACGGGTCGATGTTCCATCGGGCTCCCGGATCGATCGGGAGCAGCGCGTTCCCTTCTCGGGTCTGGAAAAACAAAACGCTGCCAGGACATATGGGGTCCGAGCGGGTCACCGTTCAACGGTTGAAAGTCGTTGAGGCGCGCCCCGAGGAGAATCTGCTGCTTGTGCGGGGGGCGGTGCCCGGTGCGGACAACGGTCTGGTCATCGTGCGGAAGTCCAAGAAGGGGTAG